The genomic segment GTGGCAGGCGCAACCGCCCCCGCAGCAGGAGCCGCCCGAGGGCATGGCGGTCGACACCGCTCCCTCCGCCTTGAAGGCGAAGAGCGAGAGCTTGCGCTTGACGTTCGCGCTGGCGCAGGCCGGACACGTCACGCCCGCGGTCGGCGTGGCCACATAGCGCTCGAACTCCCGCCCGCAGCCGGCGCAGCGGTATTCGTACACCGGCATCGCCTACTGCCCTCCCCGCTGGACGTAGCTCTTGACGAACTCCTCGGCGTTCTCCTCCAGGATCTCGTCGATCTCGTCGAGGAGCTTGTCGATGTCTTCCTTGATCTTCTTGCCCTTCTTCGTCAGCTCGGGGCTGCCTGCCGCCGCCCCGTCGCCGCCCTCGGAAGGTTTGCTCGGCCTGGTCTCTTTCTTCTTCTGCTCTGCCATAAGCGCTCTCCGTCGGTCAGGTGGACCGCGCCGCTGCCACCATCCTGTCCCAATTCTAACAGATGGCCCGAGGCCAGCGGCCCTTTTCAACCCCGCCTAAAGTGCTTGCTCAACGTCAAGGTCTGATGCTGGTAGGACGAATTGAGGCCGACGCCGTACACGCGCTCCGGCCGGCTGGCCAGCCGCTCGAACAGGACCTTGAAGGAGATCTGGCCGTCGTAGAGGAGGAACGGAACCTCCCGAGCCCGCACCTCCATGACGACCTTCGTGCCCAGCACGCTACCGTCGCCGTAGCCGAAGCCGGGATCGAAGAACCCCGCGTAGTGGGTGCGAATTTCCCCCGCCCCGGCGTCGTACACCACCATCTCCGCCGCGAAGTCCGGGGGCACCCGGATGCGCTCGCGCGAGACCAGGATATAGAACCGGTTCGCTTCCAGGATGTAGGCATCGCGCCCGGGACGCTTGATGGGCTCCCAGAACTCGGCGGGATCGTACCAGTCGACGCGACCCAGGTCGACGGCGGGCGGGTTGGGATGCGCCCGATAGCCGATGATGCCGCCGGTGCGCCGTCCCGAGAGGTCGACGCCCATGCACAAGCCCTCATTGAAGACGACCCGCTCCAGGGGGATCTGGCGGTCGTCGTCGTCGTAGAGGAGCGGCGTGTTCCGGTAGAGCTCGGCCAGTCCCGCGTCGGGCAGCAGCGCCTGGCCGCTGAGCAGCCGGAGCTGGTTGAGGGACTGCCCGCGGTGCACGCGAACGGGGAACGATTGGGGCGAGATCTCGAGATACAGCGGGCCCTCGTAGCCGGCGCCGATCTCGTCGAACCGCGGGGTGGCGTCGGTGATGACGCGCGTGAAGATGTCCAGTCGCCCGGTGGTGCTCTTGGGATTGCAGCGGCCGCGCACTGCCGGGGGCAGCGCCAGCGACTCCAGCAGGGGCACCAGATACACCGAGCCCCGCTGGAGCGTGGCCCCCGCCTCCAGCGACAGCCGGTCGATGACCAGGTCGGTGTCCTCGTGGCGCAGCCGTGCTTCCACGGATTCCCGGAACGGCAGGAAGCTGGCGCGCAGCTGGTAGGCCACGGCTCCCAGACGCAGGTCGAGACTGGCCGGCTGGAACTGCTGGTCGTCGAGCGCCGCTGTCGCGCGGATCCAGCCCGCAGCGGCGCCGGCTCGCAGCGCCTGGTAGGGAAGCACCCCGGGGGGAAAGCCGGGCTCGCCCGGCGCGGAGCTCCGCGTCACGCGCTCCACTTAGCATCGCCCCCCGGCACCGTCAAGGCGTCCGACGGCGGGCCAGCCAGAAGCAGGCCGAGCCGAGCGCGCTGAAGAACACCGACGACAGGAACACCAGACGGTAGGACCCCAGGAGGTCGTGCACCGCGCCTCCGAACCAGGGCCCGATGGCGGCGCCCACGCCGTTGGACACGTTCAGCACACCGTAGATCACGCCGAAACGGCGGCCGCCGAACAGCTCCGTGGCGATGGCGGTGATGATCGGACCCCGGGCGCCGAAGCCGAGCCCGAACAGCACGGCGTAGGCCACGAGCCATCCCGCGTGGGGCCAGGCTTCCGTCGCGATCAACGTGAGGGCGCCCGCGGCGGTGCAGCCGAAGGAGACCGTGGCGGAGACCGCGCCCCCGAACCGGTCGGCGGCCACGCCGAAGAGCGGGCGGCCCAGACTCGACATCAACCCCATCAGCCCGAAGATCGAGGCCACCAGCAGCCGCGGGAAGCCCAGGTCCACGGCGAACGCCACCTGGTGCGTGAAGACGGGAAAGACGGCCAGGGGCGTGAGGAGGTACGCGGCGAACAGCGCCCAAAACGCGCGTGCGCGCAGCGCGCCGGCCAGGGTCGCCTCCCGCGCGCGGCGCGCGGCGGTATGATCCACGGCGCGCGAGCGCCGCGTTCCGTCGGTGCCCTCCGCCGCCGACGCCACGGGATCCCGCGTGCCGAACCACGCGGTCGGCAGCAAGACGACGAGCACGGCCAGGCCGAGCGCCAGGCTGGCCGCGCGCCAGCCCAGGTGATCGATGAGCCACTGGCTGAGCGGACTGATCACGAAGATGCCGGCGCCCATACCGGAGAACGCCAGGCCGACCATGCGGCCCCGCCGCTCCGTCACCCAGTGGGACAGGAGCACGCCCATGGGCACCCAGCCCATGGCCACGATCCCCATGGCGCCCAGCACGCCCGTGTAGACATAAAACTCCCATGGCGTGCGGATGGTCGCCGCGAGGATCGCCGAGGCGCCCAGCAACCCGACCCCGGCGAGGATGACGCGGCGCGGTCCCACGCGATCGACCACGATACCGGCGACGGGAGCCAGGAGACCCTGCAGCAGCGTCGACATCGACAGCGCGCCAGCGGTCAGGGCGCGCGACCAGCGGAACTCGTCGAGGAGGGCGACGAAGAAGATGGGAAAGGTGAAGAAGACGCCGTAGGCGACGGCCAGCACCAGCCACACCGCCGCGACGACCCGGTGCTGCCGTCGACCTCCGGCGGCCCCGGGCGATGGCGGGCCCGTCACGCGATGGCGTGCGCGACGGCACCCTGCCCGTCGACGTCGAGGGTACGTGCGCGGCCCGCGATCTGCGCGCGCCGGAGGGCCGCCTCCATCGCTTCGGCGACGGCCTGGGCGTCGTCGGCCACCACGGCCAGCAGCGCCGGGCCGGCGCCGCTCAGCACGCATCCCAGCGCTCCGGCCCGGCGCGCCGCCGCAGCCACCTCCGGCATCCAGGGGAACAACGACAGGCGGTACGGCTCGTGCAGCCGATCCTCCAGGGCCACCTGCAGGATCTCGGGACGGTCGGCCTGCAAGCTCGCCAGCAGCAGGGCCACCCGCTGCACGTTGAAGACCGCGTCTGAATGGGACACCGTCGCCGGCAGCACCGCCCTGGCCTCGGCGGTCGAGCTCGTGATCTCGGGCACGAGGACCACCCAGCGCAGGCGCTCGGGGACCGGCAGTGGCACGGCGGTGACTCCGTCCTTGCCCGAGCAGGACACGGTCAGGCCCCCGTAGAGCGCGGCCGCGACGTTGTCGGGATGGCCCTCGGCCCGAGCCGCCAGCGTGAGCAGCG from the Candidatus Methylomirabilota bacterium genome contains:
- the thrB gene encoding homoserine kinase, whose amino-acid sequence is MAARAAVAPQVQVKVPASTANLGPGFDALGLALALYNEVSAEEADGISVTVEGEGAGKVPTGKPNVVVRGIRAAYEAAGRRFPGCAVRCLNRIPLARGLGSSAAAWVGGLMAGNALLGSPLDRPALLTLAARAEGHPDNVAAALYGGLTVSCSGKDGVTAVPLPVPERLRWVVLVPEITSSTAEARAVLPATVSHSDAVFNVQRVALLLASLQADRPEILQVALEDRLHEPYRLSLFPWMPEVAAAARRAGALGCVLSGAGPALLAVVADDAQAVAEAMEAALRRAQIAGRARTLDVDGQGAVAHAIA
- a CDS encoding ubiquitin-like protein Pup, with protein sequence MAEQKKKETRPSKPSEGGDGAAAGSPELTKKGKKIKEDIDKLLDEIDEILEENAEEFVKSYVQRGGQ
- a CDS encoding zinc ribbon domain-containing protein, with translation MPVYEYRCAGCGREFERYVATPTAGVTCPACASANVKRKLSLFAFKAEGAVSTAMPSGGSCCGGGCACH
- a CDS encoding 2'-deoxycytidine 5'-triphosphate deaminase — protein: MTRSSAPGEPGFPPGVLPYQALRAGAAAGWIRATAALDDQQFQPASLDLRLGAVAYQLRASFLPFRESVEARLRHEDTDLVIDRLSLEAGATLQRGSVYLVPLLESLALPPAVRGRCNPKSTTGRLDIFTRVITDATPRFDEIGAGYEGPLYLEISPQSFPVRVHRGQSLNQLRLLSGQALLPDAGLAELYRNTPLLYDDDDRQIPLERVVFNEGLCMGVDLSGRRTGGIIGYRAHPNPPAVDLGRVDWYDPAEFWEPIKRPGRDAYILEANRFYILVSRERIRVPPDFAAEMVVYDAGAGEIRTHYAGFFDPGFGYGDGSVLGTKVVMEVRAREVPFLLYDGQISFKVLFERLASRPERVYGVGLNSSYQHQTLTLSKHFRRG
- a CDS encoding MFS transporter, with protein sequence MTGPPSPGAAGGRRQHRVVAAVWLVLAVAYGVFFTFPIFFVALLDEFRWSRALTAGALSMSTLLQGLLAPVAGIVVDRVGPRRVILAGVGLLGASAILAATIRTPWEFYVYTGVLGAMGIVAMGWVPMGVLLSHWVTERRGRMVGLAFSGMGAGIFVISPLSQWLIDHLGWRAASLALGLAVLVVLLPTAWFGTRDPVASAAEGTDGTRRSRAVDHTAARRAREATLAGALRARAFWALFAAYLLTPLAVFPVFTHQVAFAVDLGFPRLLVASIFGLMGLMSSLGRPLFGVAADRFGGAVSATVSFGCTAAGALTLIATEAWPHAGWLVAYAVLFGLGFGARGPIITAIATELFGGRRFGVIYGVLNVSNGVGAAIGPWFGGAVHDLLGSYRLVFLSSVFFSALGSACFWLARRRTP